In the uncultured Methanobacterium sp. genome, one interval contains:
- the cbiQ gene encoding cobalt ECF transporter T component CbiQ — MNGVGSVRELEKETDKESPLHSMDGRIKLILLIFIIVYAVFSTQIIVMIFLEIYLLVLMYISTVSFKTSITRVLLLLPFGGFIILFQPFIHPGNVIWSGAFGIQITDAGLMWATLLMSRLIVALTSIVLLSSISPMQEVVESFRKLGMPREFAMILSLMIRFLFMFYDELHRISHAQKARCFDAFNKKLSYKWRMKQLGYTVAMMFLRAYEQGETVYMSMASRGFSDKSKLYHDKKKKIGSKEYIFISTTLLLVACLQILAMFLFHQWGFVGMNIA; from the coding sequence ATGAACGGAGTAGGCTCAGTCAGAGAGCTTGAAAAAGAAACTGATAAAGAAAGTCCCCTTCATTCTATGGATGGGAGAATTAAATTAATCTTATTAATATTTATCATTGTTTATGCAGTATTTTCAACTCAAATAATAGTAATGATATTTCTAGAGATATATCTTTTAGTGTTGATGTACATATCCACGGTTTCATTCAAAACATCCATAACCAGAGTTTTACTACTTTTACCCTTTGGTGGTTTCATAATATTATTCCAACCGTTTATACATCCAGGTAATGTTATCTGGTCTGGTGCTTTCGGAATTCAAATCACTGACGCCGGTCTTATGTGGGCAACCCTCTTAATGTCCAGACTAATAGTAGCCCTTACATCCATTGTACTTTTAAGCTCCATAAGTCCCATGCAGGAAGTTGTGGAATCCTTCCGGAAACTGGGAATGCCCCGTGAGTTTGCAATGATATTAAGCCTCATGATCAGATTCTTATTTATGTTCTATGATGAACTGCACAGGATAAGCCATGCACAGAAAGCCAGATGTTTTGATGCATTCAATAAAAAATTATCATATAAATGGAGAATGAAACAATTAGGTTACACTGTGGCCATGATGTTTCTAAGGGCCTATGAACAGGGTGAAACAGTATATATGAGTATGGCCAGTAGAGGATTTTCAGATAAATCCAAACTTTATCATGATAAAAAGAAAAAAATTGGCTCAAAAGAGTATATTTTTATAAGCACTACCCTATTACTGGTGGCCTGCCTGCAAATATTAGCCATGTTCCTATTTCACCAGTGGGGATTTGTGGGAATGAACATTGCATAA
- a CDS encoding ATP-binding cassette domain-containing protein — MTRTIIQTENMSFTYPDGTSALHNINIEIKEGERVAIVGSNGAGKSTLFAHFNGINQPTSGSIKIDGEPAVYEKKELLQIRQKVGIVFQNPDDQLFAPTVVEDVAFGPMNLGLSDDEVDERVEEALEMVGMSGLEKRAPHHLSGGQKKRVAIAGILAMRPEIMVLDEPTTGLDPKGVEQVMEILYMLNKEDMSIIIASHDVEMVTQFADKIFVLHDGQIISQGTPEEIFSDYETLKKAHLKPPKSAELLHMLKSNGVPCDVKLTVEEAYHEILHTLGADSFHNILHLVKNQLHHRLLHELGEENYHKMLHVLEEEQKNNNKIKNQDLTH; from the coding sequence ATGACCAGAACAATTATTCAAACCGAAAACATGAGCTTTACATATCCTGACGGCACCTCAGCTCTTCATAATATCAACATTGAAATAAAAGAAGGTGAAAGAGTGGCCATTGTTGGTTCCAACGGTGCTGGAAAATCAACCCTTTTTGCGCACTTCAATGGAATCAACCAACCCACTTCGGGCTCAATTAAAATTGATGGTGAACCTGCAGTCTACGAAAAAAAAGAACTACTCCAGATCAGACAAAAAGTGGGGATTGTCTTTCAGAACCCAGATGATCAGCTCTTTGCACCCACTGTGGTGGAGGATGTGGCCTTTGGACCCATGAATCTGGGACTGTCTGATGATGAGGTTGATGAGAGGGTGGAAGAAGCCCTTGAAATGGTGGGTATGAGTGGACTGGAAAAAAGAGCCCCACATCACCTGAGTGGAGGGCAAAAGAAAAGAGTGGCAATTGCAGGTATTCTGGCCATGAGGCCAGAGATAATGGTACTGGATGAGCCCACCACAGGATTGGACCCCAAAGGTGTGGAACAGGTCATGGAAATACTTTACATGTTGAATAAAGAGGACATGAGTATAATCATCGCCTCCCACGACGTGGAAATGGTCACCCAGTTTGCAGATAAGATATTTGTTCTGCATGATGGGCAGATAATCAGTCAGGGCACACCTGAAGAGATATTCAGTGACTATGAAACCCTTAAAAAAGCACATTTAAAACCCCCAAAATCTGCAGAACTCTTACATATGCTTAAAAGTAATGGTGTACCTTGTGATGTTAAATTGACAGTTGAAGAAGCTTATCATGAAATATTACATACCCTCGGTGCGGATTCCTTTCATAATATTTTGCATCTGGTCAAAAACCAGCTTCATCACCGGCTTTTGCATGAATTAGGAGAGGAAAATTATCATAAAATGTTACACGTTCTGGAAGAAGAGCAAAAAAATAATAATAAAATTAAAAATCAAGACTTGACGCATTAA
- a CDS encoding UPF0254 family protein, translated as MTITVATAECFTHGIIAREIHAAIQGYQGEFGPKSLNMQWLKDRRGEVILLCGMFIPTLSAVKSVLKVDPPQPQKLINGIKVYQEEDDLEVAVLMARAVKEISGADIGIGTTAGIGRGGISIVTDELTVKTTSDVYADLCSSDSNQLLTRQKSGIKKTFELLESILNNKTEK; from the coding sequence ATGACAATCACAGTTGCCACTGCCGAATGCTTCACCCACGGGATTATTGCCCGGGAAATACATGCAGCTATACAGGGGTATCAGGGGGAATTCGGCCCCAAATCACTGAACATGCAATGGTTAAAAGATCGCCGTGGTGAGGTGATCCTCCTTTGTGGGATGTTCATCCCCACATTATCTGCAGTTAAATCGGTTTTAAAGGTTGATCCTCCCCAACCACAAAAACTGATCAACGGTATAAAAGTTTACCAAGAGGAAGATGACCTGGAAGTGGCGGTGCTGATGGCCAGAGCAGTTAAAGAGATATCTGGGGCAGATATTGGGATAGGGACCACAGCAGGAATTGGTAGGGGAGGTATTTCTATTGTAACTGATGAATTAACAGTTAAAACTACTTCAGATGTATATGCTGATCTTTGTTCTTCGGATTCCAATCAGCTCCTAACAAGGCAGAAATCGGGAATTAAAAAAACCTTTGAACTTTTAGAAAGTATTCTAAATAATAAAACTGAAAAATAG
- a CDS encoding Nif3-like dinuclear metal center hexameric protein has protein sequence MLASELFQYIEEEVPLKLALHDDPVGFIGPGHPEKIEVENALVVLDLIPGIIPETTDADLLVCHHPPLFTPTIPTYIIHSNWDIVQGGSNDALAESLQLEVTDILEPETGIGRICNTDRMGNSKRIGNSKKSSSSTGYKLEEFIRNVSRSIPVDNINLVKGNKNILKKVAIISGFGLNPHYIQLASEKGVDLLLSGDLTHPGSVLARKLGITLVDATHYATEVPGLTRLCQLIGKMGIKADYLDTGKPWEHINCQNMRV, from the coding sequence ATGTTAGCATCTGAACTTTTCCAATACATAGAGGAAGAAGTCCCTCTTAAATTAGCTTTACATGATGATCCAGTAGGATTCATTGGCCCGGGCCATCCAGAGAAAATTGAGGTGGAAAACGCATTAGTAGTTTTAGATCTTATTCCTGGAATTATCCCAGAAACAACAGACGCAGATCTCTTAGTTTGTCACCATCCACCACTATTTACTCCAACCATTCCCACTTACATCATCCATTCCAACTGGGATATTGTCCAGGGCGGATCAAATGATGCCCTGGCCGAATCCCTGCAACTTGAAGTTACCGATATCCTGGAACCTGAGACAGGAATAGGCAGAATCTGTAATACTGATAGAATGGGTAATTCCAAAAGGATAGGTAATTCCAAAAAAAGCAGCAGTAGTACAGGATATAAACTGGAAGAGTTTATACGAAACGTTTCTAGGTCAATCCCAGTTGATAATATTAACCTGGTAAAAGGAAACAAAAACATCTTAAAAAAAGTAGCTATAATATCTGGATTCGGTTTGAATCCTCATTATATACAATTGGCCAGTGAAAAAGGTGTTGATCTATTATTATCTGGTGATTTAACCCATCCTGGAAGTGTTCTAGCCAGAAAACTGGGGATCACCCTGGTTGATGCCACCCACTATGCAACAGAAGTTCCGGGTTTAACTCGACTCTGCCAGTTGATTGGTAAAATGGGAATTAAAGCGGATTATCTGGACACTGGGAAGCCATGGGAACATATTAATTGTCAGAATATGAGGGTTTAA
- a CDS encoding SAM-dependent methyltransferase HcgC family protein: protein MIIKERGITEEVYTMYSGMKTGDIINQIGDVKCEATLNWVETLDVNIDRTVIVGAYITGMKLAERFKEFSKVTVIDIHPHLESLLGDGVHFTDDLTRISDADLVIDTTGLGGLSPESVREFVNSDVSLFMVEDPTSDGSDNSIMEKSNITERVELASSQYKGILKTGGLNTKTSGTMTMTIEILRKALHDLLKSKGVLYGVAGMNFYEGVLFKEKNYLKFTELMTEPAMTISALQPISPDDALEEYLQKIDSTVANVSI from the coding sequence ATGATCATCAAGGAAAGGGGAATCACTGAAGAGGTATACACCATGTATTCCGGAATGAAAACCGGAGATATCATAAACCAAATTGGTGATGTTAAATGTGAAGCCACCCTCAACTGGGTAGAAACACTGGATGTAAATATAGATAGAACAGTTATTGTAGGGGCTTATATCACCGGGATGAAACTGGCTGAACGATTTAAAGAGTTTTCAAAGGTCACAGTTATTGATATCCACCCCCACCTTGAATCTCTTCTGGGCGATGGTGTTCATTTTACAGATGATTTAACCCGGATTAGTGATGCGGACCTGGTCATTGACACCACCGGTCTGGGGGGATTGAGCCCAGAATCAGTCCGGGAATTTGTAAATTCCGATGTATCCTTATTCATGGTAGAAGATCCCACCTCTGATGGTAGCGATAACAGTATCATGGAAAAAAGCAACATAACAGAACGCGTAGAACTGGCCAGCTCTCAGTATAAGGGAATCCTTAAAACCGGTGGTTTGAATACAAAAACTTCTGGAACCATGACCATGACCATTGAAATCCTCAGAAAAGCTCTTCATGATTTATTAAAAAGTAAGGGGGTTCTTTACGGGGTGGCTGGTATGAATTTTTATGAGGGTGTTCTTTTTAAAGAAAAAAACTACCTAAAATTCACAGAACTCATGACCGAACCTGCCATGACAATATCTGCTCTGCAACCCATCTCTCCAGATGATGCACTGGAAGAATACCTGCAAAAAATTGATTCTACGGTGGCCAATGTTAGCATCTGA